In the Natrinema sp. CBA1119 genome, TAAGAACAACACACAAAATTATTGCTAATGGGATCGGTTTCCACATATACTTATAACACATCATGCAATAATATAAAGAATATAAGTGGTTATGATCACGAAATTCGTTATACGCTCTTCTCTTTGTTATTCGATATTTGAATTGATCAATATTTTTGCCACTAATATACCTATGTCCACTAAGTTTATCAGATATTTTGACATTGTCTATATACATCTGGCGGTAGTTATTTATGGTATTGTTATCATGGATCCTTCGATCGGTGAGATTTTCATTGATCTTTCTGAAATCATATAAATTAGAAAGTCTTATCCACAAATCAATGTCAGCTGATACAACAAAATCTTTATCAAATCCTCCTATTGAATCCCAAGCTGATTTCGGTACTGTAGCACAACTCATCGTACCAATTATGTTCCCAAATTCACAAAATTGTTGGATTAACTTTGATCTGGTACTAGCTGGAATTGGACCTGATTCATTTTTTATTGTATCCCCATCGGCATCTATTGTTTTATAATCAGAAAAAACAACCATCCTGTCCTCACGATTATGATAATATTTGTGCTTTTCTAACTTATTATCATGCCATCTATCATCCTGATCAATAAACGCGAGAACATCCCCCGTAGATTTATCAACTGCTTTGTTTGTTGTCGTTGCTAATCCATGGTTTGAGTCGTTCTTAAATATCTTTATACACTCTAAATCACAATATTTGTCAATTATATCGGGTGTATTATCTTCACTCGCATCATCCACAATAATCAATTCAAAATTACTATGTGTCTGTTTTAGAATGGATCGGATAGCTTCTTCGACATATAGTTCCCCATTATAGGTTGGCAGAATGACTGAGAATTTTAGAGATTTGCCCATATATGACATTACCAAAACATCCATATATAATTTTCGTCGAGTTCCG is a window encoding:
- a CDS encoding glycosyltransferase; its protein translation is MGKSLKFSVILPTYNGELYVEEAIRSILKQTHSNFELIIVDDASEDNTPDIIDKYCDLECIKIFKNDSNHGLATTTNKAVDKSTGDVLAFIDQDDRWHDNKLEKHKYYHNREDRMVVFSDYKTIDADGDTIKNESGPIPASTRSKLIQQFCEFGNIIGTMSCATVPKSAWDSIGGFDKDFVVSADIDLWIRLSNLYDFRKINENLTDRRIHDNNTINNYRQMYIDNVKISDKLSGHRYISGKNIDQFKYRITKRRAYNEFRDHNHLYSLYYCMMCYKYMWKPIPLAIILCVVLNIITFHYRFGDIIENKYRSLNYSYNTII